One stretch of Miscanthus floridulus cultivar M001 chromosome 18, ASM1932011v1, whole genome shotgun sequence DNA includes these proteins:
- the LOC136521197 gene encoding probable xyloglucan endotransglucosylase/hydrolase protein 23, whose product MASRRVSVLLGVLLAYSAAFAVSAANFNQEFDITWGDGRGKILDNGQLLTLTLDSTSGSGFQSRHEYLFGKIDMQLKLVPGNSAGTVTAYYLSSQGSTHDEIDFEFLGNVSGEPYTLHTNVFTQGQGQREQQFRLWFDPTNDFHTYSILWNPKHVIFMVDEMPVRDFRNLESKGVAFPKNQPMRLYSSLWNADDWATQGGRVKTDWSHAPFSASYRGFRADACVAVAGGKTRCGAAAVGTEGAGAGAGAAPGDWYNQELDLTLQQRMRWVQRKYMIYNYCTDPKRYTQGLPAECSMQ is encoded by the exons ATGGCGTCTCGTCGTGTGTCCGTACTGCTGGGCGTACTGCTAGCCTACTCCGCCGCCTTCGCCGTGTCGGCGGCCAACTTCAACCAGGAGTTCGACATCACGTGGGGCGACGGGCGGGGCAAGATCCTGGACAACGGGCAGCTCCTGACTCTCACGCTGGACAGCACGTCCGGTTCCGGGTTCCAGTCCAGGCACGAGTACCTGTTCGGCAAGATCGACATGCAGCTGAAGCTTGTCCCGGGGAACTCGGCCGGCACCGTCACCGCCTACTACCTGTCGTCGCAGGGCAGCACCCACGACGAGATCGACTTCGAGTTCCTCGGCAACGTCTCCGGCGAGCCCTACACTCTGCACACCAACGTGTTCACCCAGGGCCAAGGGCAGAGGGAGCAGCAGTTCCGGCTCTGGTTCGACCCCACCAACGACTTCCATACCTACTCCATCCTCTGGAACCCCAAGCACGTGAT CTTCATGGTGGACGAGATGCCGGTCAGGGACTTCCGGAACCTGGAGAGCAAGGGGGTGGCGTTCCCCAAGAACCAGCCGATGCGGCTCTACTCCAGCCTGTGGAACGCCGACGACTGGGCCACGCAGGGTGGGCGCGTCAAGACGGACTGGTCCCACGCCCCGTTCTCCGCCTCCTACCGGGGATTCAGGGCCGACGCCTGCGTCGCCGTCGCGGGCGGCAAGACGCGctgcggcgccgccgccgtcggcaccgagggcgccggcgccggcgccggcgcggcccCCGGGGACTGGTACAACCAGGAGCTGGACCTCACGCTGCAGCAGCGGATGCGGTGGGTGCAGCGCAAGTACATGATCTACAACTACTGCACCGACCCCAAGCGCTACACGCAGGGCCTCCCCGCCGAGTGCTCCATGCAGTAG